Part of the Sulfuricurvum kujiense DSM 16994 genome, AAAAATCTGCCAGTCTGTTATTGACCAATAAATACGCCACTGTTTCGGAGATCGCGCAGATGTGCGGATACAGTTCGCAAACCTCCTTTATCAAAGCGTTTAAAGAGCGCTTTCATACGACCCCGAAAGTATGGAAAAGCGGGGAATCTTTGCTCTATTCCGAAAAAATTCTTGAGGGTTCGTCATTTGGAAATTCCGATCGGGATTTCAGCGGAACGATTCCGAAAATCGTTAAAAGTCCCCCTATTTATGCAGCGTATATACGTCATAGAGGATACAATATTTCCATAAAAAACAGTTGGAATCGGTTGGTAGGATGGAGTATCGAAAACACTATTCCCGAAAATGCACGGCAAATCGGATTTCATCACGACAATCCTACGATTACCCCGCCGGACGAGTGTGCCTATATAGCCGCTATCGAGGTAAAAAAAGGGATGCGGCTGCATGGAAGCGTGGCGTATTTTGAAATCCCCGCATCGTTGTGTGCCGTTTTCCATATACAGGGAAAATACGGGGATGTTCTCCACTTTATGCGCTATGTTTATCAGATATGGCTTCCTGAGAGCGGTTTTGAAGCGAAAACACTGCCTCCGTATGCGATTTATCGGAAAAACCATTTTGTGGATGAATCCGATGAATTTGACCTCGAGTTTTATCTGCCGATCACCGTTTTATAAAAGATTGGATTTTAAAGTCCGTTTTCTTTTAAATGAGATATTAATCGCTCACCTACTATAATCTTTACCAGTTTTTTTCAAGGCATTTTTTTATGAGCACGATTCCTCCGTTTACCCATTTGCACCTCCATACCGAATACTCTCTTCTTGACGGTGCCAACAAAATATCCGCACTTGCCGCGCGTGTCAAAGAACTCGGGATGACGTCGGTGGCGATGAGCGACCACGGCAATATGTTCGGGGCGATCGATTTTTATCAGCAGATGCGCGGAGCGGGGCTTAAACCGATCATCGGGATGGAGGCGTATATTCATAACGGCGAGGATTTGGGGGATAAAACGATCAAACAGCGTTTTCACGTTTGTTTGTTTGCCAAAAACGAAGCGGGTTATAAGAACCTCATGTACCTCTCTTCCCAAGCCTATATCAACGGCTTTTACTACTTCCCCCGTATCAACAAACAGCTTCTTCGCGAAAACAGCGAGGGAATCATCTGCACCTCGGCGTGTTTGCAGGGGGAGGTGAATTGGCATCTCAACACCAATAGCGAACGTAACGTCAAAAACGGAGCGTTAGGGTATGACGAAGCCAAACGGATCGCGTTGGAGTACCGCGAGATTTTCGGGGATGATTTTTACATGGAGATCATGCGTCACGGTATCGCCGATCAGCTTTTTATCGACGAGCAGGTGATTCGTATCTCCCAAGAGACCAATATCAAGCTCATCGCGACCAACGACACCCACTACACCTATGCGGACGATGCACAGTATCACGAAGCGTTTATGTGTATCGGGATGAATAAACTCTACGATGACCCCAAGCGTATGCGCCACTCCGTCCATGAGTTTTATATCAAGTCCCCTGAGCAGATGGCACGGCTGTTTGCCGATATCCCCGAAGCGCTCTATAACACTCAGGAAATTGTCGATAAATGCCAGCTGGAGCTGAAACTGGGGAATCCGACACCGCCGAATTTCAAATTTACGACCGAATATGCCCGTGAAGAGGGGTTGGAAATTGCGGAAGATTCGGAGTACTTTATCCACCGATGCCGCATCGGTCTCGAAGAGCGTCTGATCCATGTGCCACAGACGCGGCATACCGAATATCGCGAGCGCCTAGAGTTCGAGATGGAGGTGATCAACCAGATGAAATTCCCCGGCTACATGCTCATCGTTTGGGATTTCGTCCGTGAAGCAAAACGGATGGGGATCGCGGTAGGTCCCGGACGGGGATCGGCGGCGGGGAGCCTCGTCGCGTACGCGCTCGAGATTACCGACATCGATCCGATGAAATACGATTTGCTTTTCGAGCGTTTCTTGAATCCGGAGAGGGTATCGATGCCCGATATCGATATGGACTTTATGCAGGCGCGCCGCGGCGAGATCATCGATTACGTCGTCCAAAAATACGGGCGCGAACAGGTCGCACAGATCATCACATTCGGTTCGTTGTTAGCCAAAGGGGTTATCCGCGACGTTGCGCGCGTTTTGGAGATGCCGCTCTCCCAAGCCGATATGATGGCCAAACTGATCCCCGATGAGTTGGGAATCACCCTTAACGGTAAAACCAAAGGGGGCGAATTCAAACCCGGAGCATTCCAAAAAGAGCCGAAGATTCAAGAGTTGATTGAAAATGATGCTCAAGCAATGCGGGTATGGGAGTTTTCTAAAAAGCTTGAAGGGCTCAAACGCAATGCGGGGATGCATGCGGCGGGGGTCGTTATCTCCAACGAACCGCTGTGGAAGAAAACGCCGATCTACAAACCCTCGGGCGAGGAGACGTTTGTCACCCAGTATTCGCTCAACTACCTCGAAGACATCGACCTGATCAAATTCGACTTCTTGGGACTTAAAACGCTCGATGTTATCGACAACGCGATCAAACTGATCAAAAAACGGTACAACAAAGAGGTCAACTGGCACACGATCGACGAGAACGATCCGAAAGTGTACGAGATTATCCAAAGCGGTGACACGATCGGGATGTTCCAGATAGAGAGCTCGGGGATGCAGGATTTGAACAAACGGCTCAAACCGAGTTCATTCGAGGACTTGATTGCGGTACTCGCCCTTTACCGTCCGGGACCGATGGAATCGGGGATGCTGGATGATTTTATCGAGCGTAAACACGGCCGTCAGGCGATCAGTTATACGTTCCCCTCAATGGAACCGATCCTAAAGCCTACCTATGGGGTTATCGTCTACCAAGAGCAGGTCATGCAGATCGTACAAACGGTCGGCGGCTTCAGCCTTGGCGGGGCGGACATCGTTCGCCGTGCGATGGGGAAAAAGAAAATCGAAGAGATGCAAAAGTACAACAAAGAGTTCTCTGAGGGTGCGGCTAATCAAGGGTTAGATTACAAAAAAGCCTCCGAACTCTTTGATCTGATCGAAAAATTTGCCGGATACGGGTTCAACAAATCCCACTCGGCGGCGTACGCGATGGTCACCTTCCAGACGGCATGGCTCAAAACCTATTATCCGCAGGAGTTTATGGCGGCATTGCTCACCTCGGAAAAAGACAACACCGACAAGGTCGTCAAATACATCGATGAAGCCAAACGGATGAAAATTTTCCTCGGTGCTCCCGATATCAACCACTCGCAGCTCGAATTCTCCGCGATCACGAAAGACGATCAGGATCAAATCCTCTTCGGTCTGGGGGCGATCAAAGGGGTCGGCGAAGCGGCGGTCGAGTCGATCTTAGAGGCGCGTAGCGAGGGTGAGTTCAAAGACATCCAGGATTTCATCAACCGCATCGAACCGCAAAAGGTGAACAAAAAGGTGATCGAATGTATCATCAAAGCGGGGGGACTGGATCACTTCGGATATTCCCGCCGAGCGTTGTTGGAGCAGGTCGAAACCCTCGTCGAGACGGCGAAAAAAGGGTCGTCTTTGAAAAAAGATGCCCAGTTCAGCCTTTTCGGGGATGATGAAGAGGTGACGGCAGTCGAGTTGAACCTCAAAAATATGGATGAGTTTGATCTCAAAACGCTTCTGGATTTCGAGAAAGATACCCTCGGGTTCTATGTCTCGGGCCATCCGCTCGACAACTACCGCGATCAGATCGACGCGATCAACTATACCCTCTCATCTGAGATCGAGAATATCGCCGACGGCTCCAGCGCCATCTTTATCGGAAAGGTCGAAGAGATCACGAAAAAGATGTCGAAAAAAGGGTCTATGTTCGGATTAGTAAGCCTCATGGACTTCCACGGCAATATCGAAGTGATGCTTTTCAGCGATAAAGTCGACCAGCTCGAAGCGATGGATTTGGACGAGCCGATCGCGTTCAAGGTCAAAGTGACCCATACCGAGATGTTCACCCGTATCAGCGTCACCAAAATCATGACGTTAACCGAAGCGAAAAAAGAGGCGAAAAAGGTGGAGACGAAGATCGTCGAAAACCTCCCTCCGCAGGAGCCGTTGCAGCTGCGTATCCGCCTCAGCGACAATCTTGAGACATTAGAGAAACTCTATACTCTCGTCCGCCGTCATCCGGGACGCCGAGAGATCAAACTCACGATTGTCTCGAAACTTGCCGATGTAGTGATCGATTCGGCGATACGGGTGGATAACAAGGTGATCGAAGAATTAAGTGCTTTAGAAGATGTGGATGTGATTTAATCGTAAAGTTTAAGTGATAAAATATAGAGGCGATTACATGGAAAAAGAAAAAAATGAATTCTCTGATTTATCTGATCATGAACTTGTGAATTCTTTTGGTCAGACTGGTGATCCATGGGTTCATGAAATTATTAAAGCCGAAGAACGTCGCCGTACAGCATACAAAGCATTAAAACAAGCAACAATATCAAATAAAATAGCTATAGCCTCTTTTTTAGTGGCATTTGCTAGTTTGATAGTTGCCGTTATTGCAGTAGTTAAAAGTAGTTAAAACTCTCACTCAAGAAAGTGAGAGACAAGAAAAGTACCTATGATTAGTGCGTGGGAAAGTATCACGAAATATTTGTTATAATGTTTTAACTTTCCATGAGGAAAACATTATGGCTGAATACCAATCCATTATCACCATCAACCCTCAAATACGTTCGGGTAAACCGACGATTCGCGGGATGCGTATCAGCGTGTATGACATCCTCGATATGCTCGCGAACAAGATGAGTTTTTCCGATATCATCGAAGATTTCCCCGAACTCACTGAAGAGGATATCCTCGCGGCACTCTCGTATGCAGCAGATAAAGAACACAAAGTTTCGATCTGCGCATGAAGCTTCTATTTGACCAAAATATCTCCTATAGATTGGTCGCAAAAGTAAGTGACATTTTCCCCGAATCGGCTCATGTTGCCGCTCTAAAACTCGATAAAGCCTCTGATTATGAAGTTTGGGAATATGCCAAAACGAACGGCTTTGTTATCGTAACAAAAGATTCTGATTTCAATGATCTCACTACCTATCACGGATTCCCTCCTCATATTATTTGGCTTCGCGCGGGAAACAGTTCGGTAGAAAAAAATGCAGAGCTTCTGCTTGGGTATGCGGAGCGGATTAAAACGATGATTTTGAGTAATGAGACAGGGATTGTCGAAGTTATCGGATAATAACAAAAAATAAAATTTAGATAGAGAGTAAAAAATATGCGCGAATTTAACGAAGAGATGATCAGCTTTATCGATGCCTCCCCGACCCCGTTTCATGCGGTCGAGTGGATGGCTCGTACGTTGGAGTGCCGAGGATTCACCCGTCTGGCAGAAGATGAGAAATGGGAGCTTGAAGAGGGGCAGGATTACTACGTTACCCGTAATGACTCGTCGATCATCGCTTTTAGCTATCCGCCGTGCAGCGAAAAAGGGTATACCATCGTCGGTGCCCATACCGACTCTCCTCACCTGCGTCTCAAACCGAGTCCCCTGACTACTGTTTCGGGCGTCAAACGTCTCGGCGTCGAACCCTACGGCGGAGTATTGCTGAATCCGTGGTTTGACCGTGATTTGTCATTGGCGGGGCGTATCGTCTATTTAGACGGTGAAGTGCGCAAAGAAACCCTTATCAATATCGACCGTCCGATCGCCGTGATCCCCTCGCTGGCGATCCATCTCGACCGCGAGGCAAACAGCTCCAGAACGATCAATGCCCAGAGCGATATCGTCCCGATTATCGCGACGGGGGACGTCGAATTTGAGAGCTTTATCCTTTCCCAGATACAAGACGATACCGGTGAGCTGACCCTTTTGGCGCATGAGCTTAGCTTTTATGAGCACCAGAAAGGTTCATTCGTCGGTGTCGAGAGTGAGTTTATCACATCGGCCCGTTTGGATAACCTCCTCAGCTGCTATGTAGGATTGCAGGCACTGCTGGAGACCTCGTATCCGATGATGTGCGCATTTATGGATCACGAAGAGGTGGGAAGCGAGAGCCATGTCGGAGCAGGGGGGACGTTTGTCGAAGAGACGTTGCGCCGCATTGCCGGGAATGATTTTGAGAAGCTGATGCGCCGCTCATTGATGGTCTCGTGTGACAATGCCCATGCCCAGCACCCGAATTTTCCGGGTAAACACGAGTCTGAGCACGCACCGCTGTTAAATCAGGGGGTAGCGATCAAGATCAACTCCAACCAGCGCTATGCGACAAGCTCACGGACGCAGGGACGGTTTGTGCAGTGTGCCCGAGCGCTTCATATCCCGACGCAGACCTTTGTGACACGCAGCGATACGGCATGCGGATCGACGATCGGGCCGATCACGGCAACCCGTTTGGGGATCGAGACGATCGATGTCGGTGTACCGACGCTGGCGATGCACTCTATTCGCGAACTTGCAGGAATCAGCGATGCGTTCGGTCTCTATCGCATTCTGATCCATTTGGGAGATTATTGATGCCTGAGATGATATCCCCCGCCGAACTCAAAGCGCTGATCGATCAGACCTATAAGGTCGAAGAAGAGTATGTCGCCCTTCGCCAATCGTATGATCATTTACAAAGCACTATCGAGCAGGTGATCGAGTTTCTCCCCAACGCTATTTGGATTGTGGAGACGGACGGGAGCATCTTTTTGCAAAACTCGCAAGCCAAAGCGCTGGGAAAACTGTTCGATACGCTGCATCTGGACGAAGAAGACTATGAGATGACCTTCAAAGAACGCTCCTATCTCATCAAATCGGCGCAGCATAATGAGAAACGGTTGTTGAGCGCCACCGACATCACCGAACAAAAGCGCAAAGAAAATCTCGCCACGATGGGGCAAATGGCGGCACATCTAAGCCATGAGATCCGTAATCCGATCGGCTCTATCGCGCTGCTCGCTTCGACATTGATGAAGCGGGTCAAAGAGGAGAACAAGCCGATTGTGATGGAGATCCAAAAATCGCTCTATCGGATCGAGAGGATCATCAAAGCGACGTTGATGTTTTCCAAAGGCTCAAATGCGCAAAAGAACGCTCTGCGGTGGTGGCAGATTCGCGAAGCGCTTACCAGCGCTATCGGCTATTACAGCTATGCTAAAAACATAGAGTTCGATTTTCCCGAAGAGGATTTTGAGCTTTACGGTGATTTGGATCTGCTGACGATGCTTTTTACGAACTTTGTCTTTAATGCCATCGATGCCATCGAGCTGGATGAAGAGGAGGAGGGAAAAATACAAATCCTCCATTCGCTGGAGGGGGAATTCCATGTTTTTGAAATCTATGACAGCGGTATCCCTATCGAGAACAAAAAGTGGCTTTTTGAAGCGTTTAAGAGCACGAAAGAACGGGGCAACGGCCTGGGATTGGTACTCTCTAAAAATATCGTCGAGTCCCACGGGGGCGAGATAGCTCTTTGCGAGGGTGAACGCAAAGGGTTCCGTTTCACCCTCTCTTCTTAGAGAGGTTTCGGTTCGCCGAGATAATACCCCTGCAGATAGTCGATTCCCAACTCTTTGCATTTGTGATAGACCGCTTCGGAATGGACAAACTCCGCTACGGTTTTTAGCCCTAAGTGTTTTGAGAATTCGGTAATCGCGGTGAGTATCGTTTGTGCATTGCTGTCGGTGTCGATGTTGCGGATTAGAGAACCGTCGATTTTAAGGAGATCCACATCGAGTTTGATGATGTGGGCAAAGTTGGAATATCCGGTACCGAAATCGTCGATGGCGATGCGGCATCCGAATTTTTTTACATCGCTGATAAACGTAGAAACTTCCGGATAGTTCTCGATCCCCTCACTTTCCAAAAGCTCAAAGATAATACGCTCTGGGTAAGAAGATTCGCCAAGTTTTTGGATGATGAACTCTTTGGTATCAAAAATATCATCGACCGATAAATTCATTGAATAGGTTTGAGGAGTCGTTTCTATCATCTTGAAAACTTCGTCTATAACAAATCGTGTCAAGTGTGGATAGAGACGGGATTGCCGTGCGGCAGGGAGAAAATAGCCCGGAGAAACGATTTCGCCGTTGTTGTCGATCATCCGGATAAGGGCTTCATACTCAACGATTTCTCGGCTGAGCGCATCAAAGATCGGCTGATAGTAGAGACAGAACTGTTTTTGTTCAATCGCCTCTTTGAGTTTTTTGCTCCACAAAATATTGTTTTGGTACTCTTGTCTGATTTGCATGGTCTCATCGTAGAGCTGATAGCTAAGACGCCGTTTTTTCGCCGATTTTAGTGCCATATCGGCATTGGCGAGAAGATCGATAACATTGCTTTTACGGCTTCGTGCGATGTCCATTCCCATCGTTAAAGTAACGTAGATACTTGCACCTTGCAGGTCGTAATATTGCGATTGGAGATGATTGACAATTTTGAGTCGGGCAGCTTCCAGTTCAAAAGTGCTCATCGGTTCTCTCAACGCAATCGCATACTCATCTGATGGCATTTTATACAGCTGCATCGGAAAATCTGCAATGGCTTCCAGAACAGACTGTGCCAAAGCAAGGAGTGTTTCATCCCCGATGGCGTGGCCGTAAAAGTCGTTAATCTCTTTGAAATTATCGATATTCAGGAGCATGAGGGCATAAAAACGGTTGGTTCGAATGTCCCGGATAAGAGCATTTCGGTTGGGAAGCGATGTCAGATGATCGGTATGGAGCTGGTGCTCAAGTTTCAGGTTAAGCTCTTTGGTTATTTGGGTATCCCGCTCGATCCTTCGAATAAGGATGCGAAACCCGTAGTGCAAAATGGCGGCAACAACTGCCAAGGATAAAAGACTGATGATGAGAAGATTTCGTATCTCTGTTTTGTACTCCGTAACATCTTCGGTAACGTCAAATGCGCAGGTCATCATCGCGATAACATCGTTTTTATAGTTGGTCAGCGGACGTGATGCAATGACATAATCGCGTGAATCGACACTGTAGCGGCTGCTTTTATTAAAGGTAAACGTTTTAGGCAGATGATCGAACAGAGGGTCGTTCGAGGAAACAATCGAATACCCTTGATAGGTTATATTATTGGATTTTGGAAGTAAAATCTTAAGTTTTTTAGTATCGAAAGCGATAGCGCTTTTAATTCCCGAATGGGCATCGAGCCGTTTTTGGACACGGTTGATTTTGGCAACGGTCTGAATGATACCGATAAATGTTTTGTTTTTAAAGATCGGTACGATTGTGATGACGGAAACATCGTAGATAGTAACGTCCAGCGTAGAGACGATTTTCCGGTTATTGATGGCATAGGCTAAAACCGGCCGTTTATTAAGGATATTGTCCCCGTATTTTTTCGGCTCCTGCATACGAAGAAAGTGGGCACCGTCCGCACCGATGAAGCCGCTCATATCGACCTCGCCGCGGTGTTTGGCTTCATTAAAATACGGCAATGTCAACTGATAGAGTTTTTCACGGTCACGTGCCGCGAATGCATCGACGATTTCACGATTTCCCGCAATTTGGCAGGCCAGTTCACTGAGACCTTTTTGGGTATCGAGCATCGCCAAATCAAATGAGTTGCGCAAAAGGGCACGGTGAGCGGAGGTTTTTTCATCTAAAACATGTTTTTTGTCTTGGATAATAGTGAGGATGAATATGGTGATCAGCAAGACGACAAGAGCAATAGAAAAAAGTGTAGCACGAACTTTGATTTTATTCACTCATGAGCCTTGTTTGCGATATTGTAAGGTATACGATTATAACATAGCTTAAACGATTTTGTCACAAATACGTTACAAATTTTCACTCTCAATGCTATTTAGGAAAGAGAATTGATCCTAATCGTATCATTGTCGATCCGCACTCGATGGCAAGTTCGAAGTCACTGCTCATCCCCATAGAACAGATAGTAGCTTGAGGAAGGGTTTCGAAAATACGGCGTGTCGTCTCAAAGCTTTTGCGGATTAGAACAGGGTCGTCGACGTGTGCTCCGATGGACATTACCCCCTGAAGCTTCAATCTCGGGCACTCTTGCATAATTTGAGCGTATTTTTCATTGATCTCTTCGGGAAAAAACCCGCTTTTTGATTCTTCGTAGGCGGAATTGATCTGTACCAATGCACGTAAATACATCTCATCGCGCTCCAAGCGCTCGTTAAGAGCATGAGCCAGCTCGATCGAATCGATGGAATGGAGCAGATGGGGACGGACGCTTAAGAGATGATTGATTTTATTTTTCTGCAATGTACCGATAAAATGCCATTCGATCGGTAAATCTTTCAACTGTTCGCTTTTGTTGATGAGATCTTGAACTTTATTTTCGCCGAACGCCCGCTGCCCGATGTCATAAAGCGATTTGATCGCTTCTGCATCGACATACTTGCTTGCCGCGACAATTTTGACGATATGGTGGTCGCTAACCCGAAGACGGGCTTTTTCAACCTTCTCAATGATATGGTCAAAGTGCCGTTTTTGCTCTAATAGTGTCATTGCATCAACCTCGTTATATCGTTATAGAGCCCCAGACTCATAAGTCCGAGCAAGAGTACCCAGCCTCCGATGGTAAGCTGAGTGATAACCGCTTCGCTCGGAGCTTTGCGGCGGATCATCTCATAGAGATTAAACATGATGTGTCCGCCATCAAGTGCCGGGATGGGGAGAAGATTGAGGACACCCAGATTGACCGAGATAAGTGCCGAGAAAAAGAAAAGGCTCATCCACCCGTATTCTGCCGCATCGGCGGTGATTTTGGCAATACTGACCACACCGCCTACTTCTTTGGCGGGAACGATGCCGCTAAGGAGCTTTTGGACACTTTGGAAAATAAGCAAGGAAGAGGTATACGTCTCTTCGGTCGCATACGAGAGGGCGGTGAGCGGAGTGAACTGCAGGGTGTGGGTATCTCCGGAGGGGGCGATTCCGATCATCCGCTGCTGGATCGTCTCTTTGAAAATATTTTGCGTTTCGGAGATTTTAGGATTGACGGTAAGGATATGAACCGTATTTCCCCTCTCTATTCGAAAAGTCAGTGTCCCTATAGACGATTTTACGGCGTCGGAGATTTCATTCCATTGGGTAATGCGCTCTTCATTGATGGAGAGGACGAGATCCCCTTTTTGAAGTCCGGCGATATTCGCGGGAGATTCATGGAGTACGTTGCCGATTACGGGGGAGAGTGCCTGCGGTCCCCCTAATGCAAGAGCATAGAAAAAAAACCAGGCAAGGGCAAAATTCGCCAATGGGCCTGAGAGGAGGATAATAATACGCTGCCACGGCTTTTTACAGTTGTAACTGTCCGTATCGCAGCTGATTGCGCCAGGGTCGAGATCATCCTGCCCTTTCATCTTGACATAGCCGCCCAACGGAATAGCGGAGATTTGCCACCGCGTATTCAGCCATTGAAAGGAGACGAGTCTTTTTCCGAAGCCGATGCTGAAAACTTCGACGTAAACGCCGAATGCCCGTGCTGCAGCAAAATGGCCGAGTTCATGGAAAAAAATAAGTGCCGAGAGGACAAGAAGGGCGACCAGCCAACTCATGCATTGCTCCGATTTTGG contains:
- a CDS encoding AraC family transcriptional regulator is translated as MKRETKHHHADSVNRVLSYIYLHIDTDLNVAELAEMEGISPHHLHRIFKEETGRNLFETIKSIRLQKSASLLLTNKYATVSEIAQMCGYSSQTSFIKAFKERFHTTPKVWKSGESLLYSEKILEGSSFGNSDRDFSGTIPKIVKSPPIYAAYIRHRGYNISIKNSWNRLVGWSIENTIPENARQIGFHHDNPTITPPDECAYIAAIEVKKGMRLHGSVAYFEIPASLCAVFHIQGKYGDVLHFMRYVYQIWLPESGFEAKTLPPYAIYRKNHFVDESDEFDLEFYLPITVL
- the dnaE gene encoding DNA polymerase III subunit alpha → MSTIPPFTHLHLHTEYSLLDGANKISALAARVKELGMTSVAMSDHGNMFGAIDFYQQMRGAGLKPIIGMEAYIHNGEDLGDKTIKQRFHVCLFAKNEAGYKNLMYLSSQAYINGFYYFPRINKQLLRENSEGIICTSACLQGEVNWHLNTNSERNVKNGALGYDEAKRIALEYREIFGDDFYMEIMRHGIADQLFIDEQVIRISQETNIKLIATNDTHYTYADDAQYHEAFMCIGMNKLYDDPKRMRHSVHEFYIKSPEQMARLFADIPEALYNTQEIVDKCQLELKLGNPTPPNFKFTTEYAREEGLEIAEDSEYFIHRCRIGLEERLIHVPQTRHTEYRERLEFEMEVINQMKFPGYMLIVWDFVREAKRMGIAVGPGRGSAAGSLVAYALEITDIDPMKYDLLFERFLNPERVSMPDIDMDFMQARRGEIIDYVVQKYGREQVAQIITFGSLLAKGVIRDVARVLEMPLSQADMMAKLIPDELGITLNGKTKGGEFKPGAFQKEPKIQELIENDAQAMRVWEFSKKLEGLKRNAGMHAAGVVISNEPLWKKTPIYKPSGEETFVTQYSLNYLEDIDLIKFDFLGLKTLDVIDNAIKLIKKRYNKEVNWHTIDENDPKVYEIIQSGDTIGMFQIESSGMQDLNKRLKPSSFEDLIAVLALYRPGPMESGMLDDFIERKHGRQAISYTFPSMEPILKPTYGVIVYQEQVMQIVQTVGGFSLGGADIVRRAMGKKKIEEMQKYNKEFSEGAANQGLDYKKASELFDLIEKFAGYGFNKSHSAAYAMVTFQTAWLKTYYPQEFMAALLTSEKDNTDKVVKYIDEAKRMKIFLGAPDINHSQLEFSAITKDDQDQILFGLGAIKGVGEAAVESILEARSEGEFKDIQDFINRIEPQKVNKKVIECIIKAGGLDHFGYSRRALLEQVETLVETAKKGSSLKKDAQFSLFGDDEEVTAVELNLKNMDEFDLKTLLDFEKDTLGFYVSGHPLDNYRDQIDAINYTLSSEIENIADGSSAIFIGKVEEITKKMSKKGSMFGLVSLMDFHGNIEVMLFSDKVDQLEAMDLDEPIAFKVKVTHTEMFTRISVTKIMTLTEAKKEAKKVETKIVENLPPQEPLQLRIRLSDNLETLEKLYTLVRRHPGRREIKLTIVSKLADVVIDSAIRVDNKVIEELSALEDVDVI
- a CDS encoding DUF433 domain-containing protein, with the translated sequence MAEYQSIITINPQIRSGKPTIRGMRISVYDILDMLANKMSFSDIIEDFPELTEEDILAALSYAADKEHKVSICA
- a CDS encoding DUF5615 family PIN-like protein, with protein sequence MKLLFDQNISYRLVAKVSDIFPESAHVAALKLDKASDYEVWEYAKTNGFVIVTKDSDFNDLTTYHGFPPHIIWLRAGNSSVEKNAELLLGYAERIKTMILSNETGIVEVIG
- a CDS encoding M18 family aminopeptidase, encoding MREFNEEMISFIDASPTPFHAVEWMARTLECRGFTRLAEDEKWELEEGQDYYVTRNDSSIIAFSYPPCSEKGYTIVGAHTDSPHLRLKPSPLTTVSGVKRLGVEPYGGVLLNPWFDRDLSLAGRIVYLDGEVRKETLINIDRPIAVIPSLAIHLDREANSSRTINAQSDIVPIIATGDVEFESFILSQIQDDTGELTLLAHELSFYEHQKGSFVGVESEFITSARLDNLLSCYVGLQALLETSYPMMCAFMDHEEVGSESHVGAGGTFVEETLRRIAGNDFEKLMRRSLMVSCDNAHAQHPNFPGKHESEHAPLLNQGVAIKINSNQRYATSSRTQGRFVQCARALHIPTQTFVTRSDTACGSTIGPITATRLGIETIDVGVPTLAMHSIRELAGISDAFGLYRILIHLGDY
- a CDS encoding sensor histidine kinase — translated: MPEMISPAELKALIDQTYKVEEEYVALRQSYDHLQSTIEQVIEFLPNAIWIVETDGSIFLQNSQAKALGKLFDTLHLDEEDYEMTFKERSYLIKSAQHNEKRLLSATDITEQKRKENLATMGQMAAHLSHEIRNPIGSIALLASTLMKRVKEENKPIVMEIQKSLYRIERIIKATLMFSKGSNAQKNALRWWQIREALTSAIGYYSYAKNIEFDFPEEDFELYGDLDLLTMLFTNFVFNAIDAIELDEEEEGKIQILHSLEGEFHVFEIYDSGIPIENKKWLFEAFKSTKERGNGLGLVLSKNIVESHGGEIALCEGERKGFRFTLSS
- a CDS encoding bifunctional diguanylate cyclase/phosphodiesterase, which produces MNKIKVRATLFSIALVVLLITIFILTIIQDKKHVLDEKTSAHRALLRNSFDLAMLDTQKGLSELACQIAGNREIVDAFAARDREKLYQLTLPYFNEAKHRGEVDMSGFIGADGAHFLRMQEPKKYGDNILNKRPVLAYAINNRKIVSTLDVTIYDVSVITIVPIFKNKTFIGIIQTVAKINRVQKRLDAHSGIKSAIAFDTKKLKILLPKSNNITYQGYSIVSSNDPLFDHLPKTFTFNKSSRYSVDSRDYVIASRPLTNYKNDVIAMMTCAFDVTEDVTEYKTEIRNLLIISLLSLAVVAAILHYGFRILIRRIERDTQITKELNLKLEHQLHTDHLTSLPNRNALIRDIRTNRFYALMLLNIDNFKEINDFYGHAIGDETLLALAQSVLEAIADFPMQLYKMPSDEYAIALREPMSTFELEAARLKIVNHLQSQYYDLQGASIYVTLTMGMDIARSRKSNVIDLLANADMALKSAKKRRLSYQLYDETMQIRQEYQNNILWSKKLKEAIEQKQFCLYYQPIFDALSREIVEYEALIRMIDNNGEIVSPGYFLPAARQSRLYPHLTRFVIDEVFKMIETTPQTYSMNLSVDDIFDTKEFIIQKLGESSYPERIIFELLESEGIENYPEVSTFISDVKKFGCRIAIDDFGTGYSNFAHIIKLDVDLLKIDGSLIRNIDTDSNAQTILTAITEFSKHLGLKTVAEFVHSEAVYHKCKELGIDYLQGYYLGEPKPL
- a CDS encoding YggS family pyridoxal phosphate-dependent enzyme encodes the protein MTLLEQKRHFDHIIEKVEKARLRVSDHHIVKIVAASKYVDAEAIKSLYDIGQRAFGENKVQDLINKSEQLKDLPIEWHFIGTLQKNKINHLLSVRPHLLHSIDSIELAHALNERLERDEMYLRALVQINSAYEESKSGFFPEEINEKYAQIMQECPRLKLQGVMSIGAHVDDPVLIRKSFETTRRIFETLPQATICSMGMSSDFELAIECGSTMIRLGSILFPK
- the rseP gene encoding RIP metalloprotease RseP — encoded protein: MSWLVALLVLSALIFFHELGHFAAARAFGVYVEVFSIGFGKRLVSFQWLNTRWQISAIPLGGYVKMKGQDDLDPGAISCDTDSYNCKKPWQRIIILLSGPLANFALAWFFFYALALGGPQALSPVIGNVLHESPANIAGLQKGDLVLSINEERITQWNEISDAVKSSIGTLTFRIERGNTVHILTVNPKISETQNIFKETIQQRMIGIAPSGDTHTLQFTPLTALSYATEETYTSSLLIFQSVQKLLSGIVPAKEVGGVVSIAKITADAAEYGWMSLFFFSALISVNLGVLNLLPIPALDGGHIMFNLYEMIRRKAPSEAVITQLTIGGWVLLLGLMSLGLYNDITRLMQ